Proteins from one Crocosphaera sp. UHCC 0190 genomic window:
- a CDS encoding methyl-accepting chemotaxis protein — MLDFHKFSSSSSKELPNIDALDSSKITNTDDCLNKILSASNLEKSGDIIGAISLYQEVIKTDTNGTYKAIAEKALGTLKESKSLVSNTEHIPKNSSLKTIKTIPFYQRLLKRFYDLPIQTKQLAVLLTSEIVAIVGLVGVGSILIVTNGQFQLINQAKSELKVAEINYNLKLDQMELSFNGQANNIAIIEAAEKGKADGTVLNILANEIWKQKIEFSTLVNRQGMTIATGNIKVNQRSFDPQGLVTQALKSGRQSKITESISYDELAKENDYFAKMLAQDLGLNPSSKPNFLIRYTITPVRNGKAEIVGALISGDIVKLPIVNNTVTAFNSGYSGVYLYQKNGNFSLATSQLISPQGKLRENPILPNNKLLQKAIDAQGQVITGNINIDNQEYTIAAKALLNAVGEPIGVLLRGTSHHALNSLIMQSLGLQTISALLAICVSIILAKLLGKAILNPLKNLRQITAEFSSGNRQIRAENFANDEMGELANTFNNMADSIVASEAELANYAQQQEAEAEKQRKARENLQHEVIQMLLDIEEAQKGNLTVEAKVTDGVVGSVADAFNTTIRSLRQLVSQVEIVSSQVNCLVLEEETEIKNLSQAAINQAQEINQVFQDVADINTSIQNVANSTQEAAKIAQVARQQAQEGDIAMIHTVNSIQKIRSSVAGTAKKLKQLAESSQEISQIVTIISSISEKTNVLAFNASIEAARAGEHGDGFRAVAEEVSRLAVKVTDATQDIQHLVETIQEDTSKVLEEMENSTAEVVTGTQLIHQTQEILQSLAITSEDIDEYLQNITSNTTAQTDASQQINHKIKGVALISQQTSIQSENMVTSLQSLVEKITVLQASVAQFRLQS, encoded by the coding sequence ATGCTAGATTTTCACAAATTTTCGTCGTCTTCTTCTAAAGAATTACCCAATATTGACGCTTTAGACTCATCTAAAATTACTAATACTGATGACTGCCTTAATAAAATTTTATCTGCCAGTAATTTAGAAAAATCAGGAGATATTATTGGGGCAATATCTCTTTATCAAGAAGTCATTAAAACCGATACAAATGGCACTTATAAAGCTATAGCAGAAAAGGCATTAGGAACCCTGAAGGAAAGCAAAAGCTTAGTTAGTAATACAGAGCATATTCCTAAAAATAGTTCCCTAAAAACAATCAAGACTATCCCATTTTATCAACGCCTATTAAAGAGATTTTATGACCTACCAATTCAAACAAAACAGTTAGCTGTTTTATTGACATCAGAAATCGTAGCAATTGTTGGATTAGTCGGAGTTGGCAGTATTTTAATTGTTACTAATGGGCAATTTCAACTGATAAACCAAGCTAAATCTGAATTAAAAGTTGCTGAAATCAATTATAACTTAAAATTAGATCAGATGGAGCTTTCATTTAATGGTCAAGCTAATAATATCGCCATTATAGAAGCAGCAGAAAAAGGAAAAGCTGATGGGACAGTTCTTAATATTTTAGCCAATGAAATTTGGAAGCAAAAAATAGAATTTTCTACCTTAGTTAATCGCCAAGGGATGACAATTGCAACCGGAAATATTAAGGTTAATCAACGTTCCTTTGACCCCCAAGGATTAGTAACTCAAGCTTTAAAATCAGGAAGACAAAGTAAAATAACAGAAAGTATTTCTTATGACGAATTAGCCAAAGAAAATGATTATTTTGCAAAAATGCTTGCCCAAGATCTTGGTCTAAATCCTAGCAGTAAACCTAATTTTTTAATTCGTTATACAATCACTCCAGTTCGGAATGGAAAAGCGGAGATTGTTGGAGCTTTAATCTCTGGAGATATTGTTAAACTGCCAATTGTTAACAACACCGTAACTGCTTTTAATAGTGGTTATAGTGGGGTTTATTTATACCAAAAAAATGGTAACTTTAGTTTAGCAACATCTCAATTGATCAGCCCTCAAGGAAAGCTCAGAGAAAATCCCATCTTACCCAATAATAAGTTACTTCAAAAAGCGATTGATGCTCAAGGACAAGTAATAACTGGTAATATTAATATTGATAATCAAGAATATACAATCGCAGCTAAAGCATTACTTAATGCAGTGGGTGAACCGATTGGAGTCTTACTAAGAGGAACCTCTCATCATGCTTTAAATAGTCTCATTATGCAGAGTTTAGGGCTTCAAACTATCAGTGCATTATTGGCAATATGTGTTAGTATTATCTTAGCTAAATTGTTAGGAAAAGCAATTCTTAATCCCCTGAAAAATTTAAGACAAATAACGGCAGAGTTTTCTTCAGGTAATCGTCAGATAAGAGCAGAAAACTTTGCTAATGATGAAATGGGAGAATTAGCCAACACTTTTAATAATATGGCTGATAGTATTGTTGCTTCTGAAGCGGAATTAGCTAACTATGCTCAACAACAAGAAGCTGAGGCAGAAAAACAGCGAAAAGCACGAGAAAATCTTCAACATGAAGTTATCCAAATGCTCTTAGATATTGAAGAAGCACAGAAAGGTAATTTAACGGTTGAAGCTAAAGTAACTGATGGGGTTGTGGGTTCAGTCGCAGATGCTTTTAACACCACAATTCGCAGTCTTCGTCAATTAGTTTCCCAGGTAGAAATAGTGTCCTCCCAAGTGAATTGTCTTGTCTTAGAAGAAGAAACAGAAATTAAGAATCTTTCTCAAGCAGCTATTAATCAAGCACAAGAAATTAACCAAGTTTTTCAAGATGTTGCTGACATTAATACTTCGATTCAAAATGTTGCAAATTCGACCCAAGAAGCCGCTAAAATTGCTCAAGTTGCTCGTCAACAAGCACAGGAAGGTGATATTGCTATGATCCATACGGTTAATAGTATTCAAAAAATTCGTTCATCAGTAGCAGGAACAGCTAAAAAACTGAAACAATTAGCAGAATCTTCTCAAGAAATTTCCCAAATTGTTACTATTATTTCTTCAATTTCTGAAAAGACAAATGTCTTAGCTTTTAATGCCTCTATTGAAGCAGCCCGTGCTGGAGAACATGGAGATGGATTTCGTGCAGTTGCTGAAGAAGTAAGCCGTTTAGCGGTGAAAGTAACTGATGCAACTCAAGATATTCAACATCTAGTTGAAACTATTCAAGAAGACACATCCAAGGTGTTAGAAGAGATGGAAAATAGTACCGCAGAAGTTGTCACTGGGACGCAATTGATTCATCAAACTCAAGAAATTCTTCAAAGTTTAGCAATTACGAGCGAAGATATTGATGAATATTTACAGAATATTACCAGTAATACCACGGCTCAAACCGATGCTTCTCAACAAATTAATCACAAAATTAAAGGCGTTGCTCTGATTTCTCAACAGACTTCTATTCAATCTGAAAATATGGTGACTTCTCTTCAAAGCTTAGTAGAAAAAATTACAGTTCTACAAGCTTCTGTGGCTCAGTTTCGCTTGCAGTCTTAA
- a CDS encoding response regulator → MKTILVVEDAHSERQLISALLTHAGFTTAVASNAKFAWEWLENNAFPDLILLDIIMPEETGLELCRKIRNNPHWKNIPIVFCSSKSEDFDRFWALRQGGNDYITKPFAPQHLINTVSHYVQA, encoded by the coding sequence ATGAAAACCATTTTAGTCGTTGAAGATGCTCATTCCGAAAGACAACTTATTTCTGCATTATTAACTCATGCAGGATTCACAACAGCTGTCGCTTCTAATGCAAAATTCGCTTGGGAATGGCTAGAAAATAATGCTTTTCCTGATTTAATTTTGTTAGACATTATTATGCCTGAAGAAACGGGTTTAGAACTTTGTCGAAAAATTCGTAATAATCCCCATTGGAAGAATATTCCTATTGTATTTTGTAGCTCCAAATCAGAAGATTTTGATCGGTTTTGGGCTTTACGCCAAGGGGGTAATGACTACATTACTAAACCTTTTGCTCCTCAGCATTTAATTAATACAGTTTCCCATTATGTTCAGGCTTAG
- a CDS encoding SDR family oxidoreductase, translated as MKDKVIVIVGATGGIGTTLAQKLAREGNKLMLASRNPEKLEELAAQLSTTATAIAIPTDITNPQQVETLMEKTVSHFGQIDVLVNAAGAGVMKQWNKITPEDLDLMLDLNLKGSFYTTQAAANMMKEKRSGHICNIVGILGKHSMAMASAYCASKYGVVGFSKCFADELKRYGIKMTLFYFGGVDTGFWDNVSLKVDRNKMLSAQTAAEAVYYALNAEPQAVPMEINIQPDSHLFF; from the coding sequence ATGAAAGATAAAGTTATTGTGATTGTGGGAGCAACAGGAGGCATTGGCACAACCTTAGCTCAAAAACTCGCCAGGGAGGGCAATAAGCTCATGTTAGCATCCCGTAACCCTGAAAAATTAGAGGAATTAGCTGCTCAATTATCAACCACTGCAACGGCGATCGCCATTCCTACGGATATTACCAACCCCCAGCAGGTAGAAACCCTGATGGAAAAAACCGTCAGTCATTTTGGTCAAATTGATGTCTTAGTCAATGCTGCGGGTGCAGGAGTGATGAAACAATGGAATAAAATTACCCCTGAAGATTTAGATTTGATGCTAGATTTGAATTTGAAAGGAAGTTTTTATACCACCCAAGCGGCTGCTAATATGATGAAAGAAAAACGGTCTGGTCATATTTGTAATATTGTGGGTATTTTGGGGAAGCATTCTATGGCCATGGCCTCTGCTTATTGTGCCTCTAAATATGGAGTAGTGGGGTTTAGTAAATGTTTCGCTGATGAATTAAAACGCTATGGTATTAAGATGACGCTGTTTTATTTTGGTGGTGTTGATACTGGGTTTTGGGACAATGTTAGCCTCAAAGTTGATCGCAATAAAATGTTATCTGCCCAAACTGCTGCTGAGGCTGTTTACTATGCGCTCAATGCTGAACCTCAAGCAGTACCTATGGAAATTAATATCCAACCAGATAGTCATCTCTTCTTTTAG
- the hppD gene encoding 4-hydroxyphenylpyruvate dioxygenase — translation MRIDHVHFYVEDANQWKNWFITVMGFSSIATGKNDHTHTEIVGSSNRSNSIIFILSSALLKSSPVAQFLEKHPSGVADVAFRVNNLATIIERVKGYGGIIQQPIQEKKFSQGSLKWSEIISHSGLVHTLVERQGKTPILPASCIKEHCEILPQQRDFIAIDHLVLNVSSGELQITANWYESILGFQKKQAFTIETPQSGLYSQVMVHPMSDVKIPINEPLSNNSQIKEFLDINNGSGIQHIALRTNKIIQVTNQLRSAGLKFLKVPNTYYQNLLNKQLDFHFSTDEWHNIMKQNILLDQETNLRNNNLDIPLLLQIFTEPIFENPTFFFEIIERRKQAKGFGEGNFRALFEAIEREQIKRGSLNIS, via the coding sequence ATGCGTATCGACCACGTTCATTTTTACGTAGAAGATGCGAATCAATGGAAAAATTGGTTTATCACAGTAATGGGGTTTTCTTCCATTGCCACGGGTAAAAATGATCATACTCACACAGAAATTGTAGGCAGTAGTAACCGGAGTAATTCAATCATTTTTATCCTTTCTTCTGCTTTATTAAAGAGTAGTCCCGTCGCTCAATTTTTAGAAAAACATCCTTCTGGGGTTGCTGATGTTGCTTTCAGGGTCAATAATTTAGCTACTATTATAGAAAGAGTAAAGGGTTATGGTGGGATTATTCAACAACCGATTCAAGAAAAAAAATTCTCCCAAGGTTCTTTAAAATGGAGTGAAATTATTAGTCATTCTGGGTTAGTTCATACCCTAGTTGAACGTCAGGGAAAAACCCCCATTCTTCCTGCATCTTGTATCAAAGAACATTGTGAAATATTACCTCAGCAAAGGGATTTTATAGCCATTGATCATTTAGTTTTAAATGTGTCATCTGGGGAGTTGCAAATAACCGCTAATTGGTATGAAAGTATCTTAGGATTTCAAAAAAAACAGGCTTTTACCATTGAAACTCCACAGTCTGGTTTATATTCTCAAGTCATGGTTCATCCGATGAGTGATGTTAAGATACCCATTAATGAACCGTTATCTAATAATTCTCAAATTAAAGAGTTTTTAGACATTAATAATGGCTCAGGTATTCAGCATATTGCTCTAAGAACTAATAAAATCATCCAAGTTACCAATCAATTACGATCAGCAGGACTAAAATTTTTAAAAGTACCGAATACCTACTATCAGAATTTGTTAAATAAACAATTAGATTTTCATTTCTCCACCGATGAATGGCACAATATAATGAAACAAAATATCTTATTAGATCAAGAAACAAACTTGAGAAATAATAACTTAGATATTCCTCTATTACTGCAAATTTTTACAGAACCAATTTTTGAAAACCCGACTTTCTTTTTTGAGATTATTGAACGGAGAAAACAAGCTAAAGGATTTGGTGAAGGGAATTTTAGGGCTTTATTTGAAGCTATTGAAAGAGAACAAATAAAACGAGGAAGCTTGAACATTTCTTGA
- a CDS encoding chemotaxis protein CheW, producing the protein MKQDYFGVELSQSVQLALPLENIGTVIQINPDNICLVPGVSPYLLGVINHQGSLLWILDTHRFLNLESDFCSFPKSLTAIILKSPITGTRKKVALVVKKLQGVLTLKTKSESLSSDHLLFKCQSFLKKIMIENNTPIGVLDSEIMFQLLQTPINQ; encoded by the coding sequence ATGAAACAAGATTATTTCGGAGTAGAATTATCCCAGTCTGTTCAATTAGCACTACCGTTAGAAAATATTGGTACAGTAATACAAATTAACCCAGATAATATCTGTTTAGTTCCTGGGGTTTCTCCTTATTTATTGGGGGTTATTAATCATCAAGGATCATTACTCTGGATCTTAGATACTCATCGATTTTTAAACCTAGAATCAGACTTCTGTAGTTTCCCAAAATCCTTAACAGCAATTATTTTAAAATCCCCCATTACAGGAACTCGTAAAAAAGTTGCTTTAGTGGTCAAAAAATTGCAAGGAGTTTTAACATTAAAGACGAAATCAGAGTCATTATCATCGGATCATTTACTTTTTAAATGTCAATCTTTTCTCAAAAAAATAATGATTGAGAATAACACCCCAATTGGAGTTTTAGATTCTGAGATTATGTTTCAATTGCTGCAAACACCTATTAATCAATAA
- a CDS encoding response regulator translates to MRKSLYAKTEWLQKIIKSGNHSGCLRVTHPQDHSITWELYFQGNKLYYATSKTGQKDRLVCLWNYYIRDFSPPTSLFGVADYEKITHWWQLKQLPFSQLKHLIFQLSEEALAQVLAIDKPIIEFLPDHQIISPMTHFSWETILESANIRSQAWQQLSINSITPFNRLYLNPDKTCKFYQFWREQKKSKQHQIPRISFWLLNFAQKKCIYELAKERGILPLTFLEDFHELLQENIIEILPFTENNDDSLNYQSQLSSIKTKKKSSSPPLIACIDDSRTVQKHIQRTLEFAGYKTLSLTDPTLCLATLGRYQPVLILMDINMPQISGYELCQILQKSSKLRDIPIIMLTGREGIIDRVRAKLIGVDHYLTKPCDPKELIEVIQHLALQKSANTPMQTNTNYTLIKN, encoded by the coding sequence ATGAGAAAGAGTCTTTATGCCAAAACCGAATGGTTACAAAAAATCATAAAATCAGGTAATCATTCAGGTTGTTTAAGAGTCACTCATCCTCAAGATCATTCTATCACCTGGGAATTGTATTTTCAGGGAAATAAGCTATATTATGCAACCAGTAAAACTGGCCAAAAAGATAGATTAGTCTGTCTCTGGAATTATTATATTCGAGATTTTTCACCTCCTACTTCATTATTTGGGGTAGCAGACTATGAAAAAATTACTCATTGGTGGCAGTTAAAACAATTACCCTTTTCTCAATTAAAGCATCTTATTTTTCAATTGAGTGAAGAAGCTTTAGCTCAAGTTTTAGCTATTGATAAACCGATCATTGAATTTTTGCCAGATCATCAAATTATCTCTCCCATGACTCATTTTTCTTGGGAGACAATTTTAGAAAGTGCTAACATTAGAAGTCAAGCTTGGCAACAATTATCGATTAATTCCATTACTCCCTTTAATCGACTTTATCTTAATCCTGATAAAACTTGTAAATTTTATCAATTTTGGAGAGAGCAAAAAAAATCAAAACAGCATCAAATTCCTAGAATTTCTTTTTGGTTACTTAATTTTGCTCAAAAGAAGTGTATTTATGAATTAGCCAAAGAAAGAGGAATTTTACCGTTGACTTTTTTGGAAGATTTTCATGAGCTTTTGCAAGAAAACATTATTGAGATTTTGCCCTTTACTGAAAATAACGATGATTCTTTAAATTATCAAAGTCAACTGTCATCAATTAAAACCAAAAAAAAATCATCATCTCCTCCTCTTATTGCTTGTATTGATGATAGTCGTACCGTACAGAAACATATACAAAGAACTCTAGAGTTTGCGGGTTATAAAACCTTGAGTCTAACCGATCCTACCTTGTGTTTAGCAACCTTAGGACGCTATCAACCCGTTTTGATTTTAATGGATATTAATATGCCTCAAATTAGTGGCTATGAACTCTGTCAAATCTTGCAAAAATCAAGTAAATTACGAGATATTCCTATCATAATGTTAACAGGGAGAGAAGGAATCATTGATAGAGTTAGAGCTAAATTAATTGGAGTAGATCATTACTTAACCAAACCATGTGATCCCAAAGAATTAATTGAAGTTATTCAGCATTTAGCACTTCAAAAATCAGCCAATACACCGATGCAAACTAATACTAACTATACTTTAATAAAAAATTAG
- a CDS encoding single-stranded DNA-binding protein: MNSFVLMAKVIRSPELRYTQDSQKEVAQMLVEFEGRRTEDPSATLKVVGWGNLATQMKETCHEGDRVIIEGRLSMNTFERKEGFKEKRAELVVSHIYPLDSHSVTAPVDNVIPFDTSKSSAKTDSLYTSDFEEEEGLESSSTVIDSDSSNGGSDPIPF, encoded by the coding sequence ATGAATAGTTTTGTGTTAATGGCTAAGGTAATTCGTAGTCCTGAATTACGTTATACCCAAGATAGTCAAAAGGAAGTAGCTCAAATGTTGGTGGAATTTGAGGGAAGACGGACGGAAGATCCTTCTGCTACCCTGAAAGTCGTGGGATGGGGAAATTTAGCTACACAAATGAAAGAGACTTGTCATGAAGGCGATCGCGTTATTATTGAAGGCCGTTTATCTATGAATACCTTTGAACGCAAGGAAGGATTTAAAGAAAAACGGGCCGAATTAGTCGTTTCCCATATCTATCCCCTGGATAGTCATTCAGTCACTGCTCCTGTTGATAATGTGATACCGTTTGATACCTCAAAATCTTCCGCCAAGACTGATAGTCTTTATACCAGCGACTTTGAGGAAGAAGAAGGCCTAGAAAGCAGTTCAACAGTGATCGATTCTGATTCTAGCAATGGTGGTTCAGATCCGATTCCTTTTTAA
- a CDS encoding PEP-CTERM sorting domain-containing protein, translated as MSIFSFKPGVLGAVAVIPFAAAGVMTFTASAEAAAIQGDFSFSGAGSVNLSLDQLTFNAPTTFNLSGDSSTGSFGGFTQGGVKGPLSFTGNNVVAGWLDFGNDSATIQDGMNTFTATGSSFTLSEMGRFVSVEVLTTGFFLSSTGELSEGEVFFTLQKRGTLAGFNTILNNGGTVEMLTYSGSGYAVPEPLTMLGAGTAVLFGGAFKRQLNKKGSAKA; from the coding sequence ATGTCTATTTTTAGTTTTAAACCTGGTGTTTTAGGCGCAGTTGCAGTAATTCCTTTTGCTGCAGCCGGTGTCATGACTTTTACTGCTTCTGCTGAAGCGGCTGCCATCCAAGGTGATTTTAGTTTTTCTGGCGCAGGCAGTGTTAATTTGTCACTTGATCAACTGACCTTTAATGCTCCAACCACTTTTAATCTGAGCGGTGATTCTAGTACCGGTTCTTTTGGTGGCTTCACTCAAGGTGGAGTAAAAGGCCCTCTTAGTTTCACTGGCAATAATGTTGTTGCTGGTTGGCTTGATTTCGGTAATGATTCTGCTACTATCCAAGATGGCATGAATACTTTTACAGCAACTGGTTCCAGCTTCACACTCTCCGAAATGGGTCGCTTTGTTTCCGTCGAAGTATTAACAACCGGTTTTTTCCTGAGTTCAACTGGAGAACTTTCTGAAGGTGAAGTGTTCTTCACTTTACAGAAGCGTGGAACCTTAGCTGGGTTTAACACAATACTGAACAATGGTGGCACCGTTGAAATGCTAACCTATTCTGGTAGTGGTTACGCCGTTCCCGAACCTCTTACCATGTTAGGTGCAGGTACTGCCGTTTTATTTGGTGGTGCTTTCAAACGCCAACTTAACAAAAAAGGGTCTGCCAAAGCCTAG
- a CDS encoding mannose-1-phosphate guanyltransferase produces MRAVLMAGGSGTRLRPLTCDLPKPMVPILNRPIAEHIVNLLKRHNITEIIATLYYLPDVMRDYFQDGRDFGVEMTYAVEDEQPLGTAGCVKNIEELLDDTFVVISGDSITDFDLQGAIAFHKQKKSKATLVLTRVPNPVEFGVVITDKDQRISRFLEKPSTSEIFSDTVNTGTYILEPEVLQYLPENEESDFSKDLFPLLLAKEEPMYGYIAEGYWCDVGHLDAYREAQYDGLDSKVKLDFPYQEKSPGLWLGQNTYIDSSAKIEPPVLIGDNCRIGPGVIIEKGTVIGDNVTIGTGADLKRPIIWNGATIGDECYLAACIIARGTRVDRRAQVLEGAVIGPLSTVGEEAQISPNVRVWPSKRIESGAILNINLIWGNTAHRNLFGQRGVTGLANIDITPEFAVKLGAAYGSTLKAGSQVVVSRDQRGFSRMISRSLIAGLMSVGVNIQNLEATAIPISRTMTPKLGVYGGVHLRAHPDRPDHILIEFFDEQGINISKSQEKKIEGAYFKEDLRRVGIPDIGNMSYPAQIIETYRQTFETQLDVEAIHNSESKIVIDYVYGVSGAILPQLLTKFGCDAIVLNASLRQTTISTEERESLLHQLGQVVEAVKANLGVQVSANGEQFILVDESGLPIRGEWLTALMVNTIFTAYPRSTVVVPVEASSAVEQIARRHDGNVIRTKANPTALMEAAQTNPNVSLGGSGDIGFIFPQLHPGFDAMFSIAKLLEMLTSQGRSLVQIQAELPRVCHKSYSLRCPWKVKGALMRYLVETHSPEQLELIDGVKIVNPQNDNWVLILPDAGEPLVHIVANSDDREWVDHSLKAYRQKVQKFIEQEQGDMVSM; encoded by the coding sequence ATGCGTGCAGTGCTAATGGCTGGGGGGTCTGGAACTCGGTTACGCCCATTAACCTGCGATTTACCTAAGCCAATGGTTCCCATCTTAAATCGGCCCATTGCAGAACATATCGTAAATTTACTGAAACGACATAATATTACAGAAATTATCGCCACCTTATATTATCTTCCTGATGTCATGCGGGACTACTTCCAGGATGGGCGAGATTTTGGGGTAGAAATGACCTACGCAGTGGAAGATGAACAACCCCTAGGAACCGCAGGTTGTGTTAAAAATATCGAAGAACTCCTTGATGATACTTTTGTGGTGATCAGTGGGGATAGTATTACAGACTTTGACTTACAAGGGGCGATCGCCTTCCATAAACAAAAAAAATCTAAAGCAACCCTTGTCCTCACCCGTGTTCCCAACCCGGTAGAATTTGGGGTCGTTATTACGGATAAAGACCAACGGATCAGCCGTTTTTTGGAAAAACCCTCCACCAGTGAAATTTTCTCCGATACCGTCAACACCGGAACCTACATTCTCGAACCCGAAGTTCTGCAATATCTCCCTGAAAACGAAGAAAGCGACTTTTCCAAAGATTTATTTCCCCTACTTTTAGCCAAAGAAGAACCCATGTATGGTTATATTGCCGAGGGTTATTGGTGTGATGTAGGCCATTTAGATGCTTACCGGGAAGCGCAATATGACGGACTGGATAGTAAGGTAAAGTTAGATTTCCCCTACCAAGAAAAATCCCCTGGCCTGTGGTTAGGACAAAACACCTATATTGATTCTAGTGCTAAAATTGAACCCCCTGTCCTCATTGGAGATAATTGTCGCATTGGCCCAGGGGTGATCATTGAAAAAGGAACAGTGATCGGGGATAACGTCACCATTGGAACTGGAGCCGACTTAAAACGTCCCATTATTTGGAATGGGGCAACTATTGGAGATGAGTGTTATCTGGCTGCCTGTATTATTGCCAGAGGAACGAGGGTAGATCGCCGGGCCCAAGTCCTAGAAGGGGCAGTTATCGGACCCTTATCTACTGTTGGGGAAGAAGCCCAAATTAGCCCTAATGTCCGCGTCTGGCCGAGCAAACGCATTGAATCGGGGGCAATCTTGAACATCAATTTGATTTGGGGAAATACTGCCCATCGGAATCTGTTTGGTCAACGGGGGGTTACAGGCCTGGCCAATATTGATATTACCCCAGAATTTGCCGTGAAATTAGGGGCGGCCTATGGTTCAACCTTAAAAGCAGGGTCACAAGTGGTTGTTTCACGGGATCAACGGGGATTTTCTCGCATGATCAGCCGTTCTTTGATTGCAGGATTGATGTCTGTGGGGGTCAATATCCAAAACCTAGAAGCCACTGCCATTCCTATCTCCCGTACCATGACTCCCAAGTTAGGGGTTTACGGTGGGGTGCATCTACGGGCCCATCCTGATCGCCCGGATCACATTCTGATCGAATTTTTTGATGAACAGGGGATTAATATTTCTAAGTCCCAAGAGAAGAAAATCGAGGGGGCCTATTTTAAGGAAGATTTACGACGGGTGGGAATTCCTGATATCGGTAATATGTCCTATCCGGCCCAAATTATTGAAACCTATCGTCAAACCTTTGAAACTCAACTAGATGTTGAGGCGATTCACAATAGCGAGTCAAAAATTGTCATTGACTATGTTTATGGGGTGTCTGGCGCAATTTTACCGCAACTTCTGACTAAGTTTGGTTGTGATGCCATTGTGCTTAATGCCAGTTTACGACAAACGACCATATCCACGGAAGAACGAGAATCTTTGTTACATCAACTGGGCCAGGTGGTGGAAGCTGTGAAAGCCAATTTAGGGGTACAAGTTTCAGCCAATGGGGAACAGTTTATTTTGGTAGATGAATCAGGATTACCCATCAGGGGAGAATGGTTAACGGCCTTGATGGTTAATACCATTTTTACGGCCTATCCCAGAAGTACGGTAGTGGTTCCCGTGGAAGCATCGAGTGCAGTAGAACAAATTGCCCGTCGTCATGATGGTAATGTGATTCGGACAAAAGCTAATCCTACGGCCTTGATGGAAGCGGCCCAAACTAATCCTAATGTTTCCCTAGGGGGAAGTGGGGATATCGGGTTTATTTTCCCGCAGCTACACCCTGGATTTGATGCGATGTTTAGCATTGCTAAATTGTTAGAAATGCTCACCTCTCAAGGGCGATCGCTGGTACAAATTCAAGCTGAGTTACCCCGTGTTTGTCATAAATCCTATTCCTTACGCTGTCCCTGGAAGGTTAAAGGGGCTTTAATGCGCTATTTGGTGGAAACTCATAGTCCCGAACAATTAGAGTTAATTGATGGGGTCAAAATTGTGAATCCCCAAAATGATAACTGGGTCTTGATTTTACCTGATGCGGGAGAACCTCTTGTTCATATTGTAGCCAACAGTGATGATCGAGAATGGGTTGATCACAGTCTCAAAGCTTATCGTCAAAAAGTACAAAAGTTTATTGAACAAGAACAAGGGGATATGGTTAGTATGTAA